Proteins from one Mucilaginibacter jinjuensis genomic window:
- the mraY gene encoding phospho-N-acetylmuramoyl-pentapeptide-transferase, which yields MLYYLFSYLDKNYSFPGSGLFQYITFRMALAVITSLIVTTVWGRRLIDYIRYKQVGETVRNLGLEGQMQKQGTPTMGGIIILLGILIPTLLFAKLGNIYVILMLITTVWLGAIGFLDDYIKVFKKNKEGLAGRFKIIGQVGLAIIIGWTMYFHTDIIIRQEVKLPVKYDAPVDFHWKGKTPVYTQDIKSTKTTIPFYKNNEFDYGKVLKFGGHNYEGYALVVFLAFVIFIITFISNGANITDGIDGLATGTSAIIGVTLAILAYVSGNTMIADYLNIMYIPNSGELVVFAGAFVGACVGFLWYNSYPAQVFMGDTGSLAIGGIIAVFAIMIRKELLLPILCGVFVVENFSVIIQVGWFKFTKKRFGEGRRVFLMAPLHHHYQKKGFHEAKIVTRFWIICIMLAIITVLMLKIR from the coding sequence ATGTTATATTATCTGTTTAGCTATTTAGATAAAAACTACAGTTTTCCCGGCTCGGGGCTGTTTCAGTACATCACGTTTAGGATGGCACTGGCAGTTATTACGTCGCTTATCGTAACTACGGTTTGGGGTAGGAGATTGATTGACTATATCCGCTACAAACAGGTAGGTGAAACAGTTAGAAACCTGGGTCTGGAAGGCCAGATGCAAAAGCAAGGTACACCAACAATGGGTGGTATCATCATTTTGCTGGGCATCCTGATCCCCACTTTGCTGTTCGCTAAGCTGGGAAATATCTATGTGATACTGATGCTGATTACCACTGTTTGGTTAGGCGCTATCGGTTTCTTGGACGATTATATTAAAGTATTTAAAAAGAATAAAGAAGGATTAGCGGGCAGGTTTAAAATTATTGGTCAGGTTGGTTTAGCAATTATCATCGGGTGGACAATGTATTTCCATACGGACATCATCATCCGCCAGGAAGTAAAACTTCCGGTTAAATATGATGCCCCGGTTGATTTCCATTGGAAAGGCAAAACCCCTGTTTACACCCAGGATATTAAATCGACCAAAACCACTATCCCGTTCTATAAAAACAACGAGTTTGATTACGGTAAGGTGTTAAAATTTGGCGGTCACAATTACGAAGGATACGCACTGGTGGTGTTTCTGGCCTTTGTGATCTTCATTATCACCTTTATATCAAACGGGGCCAATATTACTGATGGTATCGATGGCTTGGCAACGGGTACTTCGGCCATTATCGGGGTTACGCTGGCCATACTGGCTTATGTATCCGGTAATACGATGATAGCGGATTATCTCAACATTATGTACATCCCTAATTCGGGAGAGCTGGTGGTTTTTGCCGGTGCGTTTGTTGGGGCTTGTGTGGGTTTCCTGTGGTATAACTCGTACCCGGCACAGGTGTTTATGGGCGATACAGGTAGTTTGGCAATCGGCGGTATCATCGCAGTGTTTGCCATTATGATCCGTAAGGAATTATTGCTGCCGATACTGTGCGGTGTTTTTGTGGTCGAGAATTTTTCGGTGATCATCCAGGTAGGCTGGTTTAAGTTCACCAAGAAACGTTTTGGCGAAGGCCGAAGGGTTTTCCTGATGGCACCACTGCATCACCATTATCAGAAAAAGGGTTTCCACGAAGCAAAAATTGTTACCCGCTTCTGGATTATCTGCATTATGCTGGCGATTATAACGGTGTTGATGCTGAAAATAAGGTAA
- the rsmH gene encoding 16S rRNA (cytosine(1402)-N(4))-methyltransferase RsmH has protein sequence MDNTYHTPVMLAECIEGLEIKPNGTYVDVTFGGGGHSREIMKHLGEKGTLVAFDQDADAQQNMIADDRFIFVDQNFRYLKNFARLHGVIPVDGILADLGVSSYQFDQADRGFSIRFDAELDMRMNQSGDLTAKQVVNTYAEADLHRIFGIYGEIQNAKSLARTVVTARLNGSIDTIADLKNAIAGLIPRGKENKYLAQVFQALRIEVNQELEALKEFLFQAAEILKPGGRLVVMSYHSLEDRLVKNFIAKGKFSGELEKDIYGNDDRPLVAVSRGAITATEDEIKQNNRARSAKLRIAVKK, from the coding sequence ATGGATAACACTTACCATACTCCAGTAATGTTGGCCGAATGTATTGAGGGTTTAGAGATTAAACCTAACGGTACTTATGTAGATGTGACTTTTGGCGGTGGCGGCCATTCGCGCGAGATTATGAAACATCTGGGCGAGAAAGGTACACTGGTTGCTTTTGATCAGGATGCGGATGCGCAGCAAAATATGATAGCTGACGACCGTTTCATTTTTGTGGATCAGAACTTCCGTTACCTCAAAAATTTCGCCCGTTTACATGGGGTTATCCCGGTTGATGGGATCCTGGCCGATCTGGGTGTTTCATCGTACCAGTTTGATCAGGCCGATCGTGGTTTCTCAATCCGTTTTGATGCCGAGCTGGATATGCGTATGAACCAGTCGGGCGATTTAACGGCAAAACAAGTAGTTAATACGTATGCTGAAGCCGACCTCCACAGAATTTTTGGCATTTATGGGGAAATCCAAAATGCAAAATCACTGGCGCGTACGGTAGTAACCGCAAGGTTAAATGGTTCGATTGATACGATTGCAGATTTAAAAAATGCCATCGCTGGATTGATTCCTCGTGGTAAAGAAAATAAATACCTGGCGCAGGTTTTCCAGGCGCTAAGGATTGAGGTTAACCAGGAACTGGAAGCGCTGAAGGAATTTTTATTCCAGGCAGCAGAAATCCTGAAACCGGGTGGCAGATTGGTAGTGATGTCATATCACTCACTGGAAGACCGGTTGGTTAAAAACTTCATCGCCAAAGGAAAATTCAGCGGAGAATTGGAGAAAGATATATACGGAAATGATGATCGCCCGCTGGTGGCTGTAAGTCGTGGAGCTATTACAGCAACCGAGGACGAGATTAAACAAAATAACAGGGCGCGTAGTGCCAAATTAAGGATAGCTGTAAAGAAATGA
- a CDS encoding YceH family protein: MDQLPKLNNEEIRVLGSLMEKSRTTPDYYPMTLNALVAACNQKSARRPVVEYDDNTVITALDTLKRKGLISTATGGSSRAIKYKHNFAIVFPVIPSEVALICLLLLRGPQTPGELNTNSGRLYEFESLDDVQEALEKLGSGDMPYLTQLPKRPGQKEQRYMHLLGESLDFPEDDEIDVSNKPSVTILEARVSKLEEELTAMQEKVNKLMEELGI, from the coding sequence ATGGACCAATTACCTAAATTAAATAACGAAGAAATACGCGTACTGGGCTCATTAATGGAGAAGAGCCGCACCACACCCGATTATTATCCCATGACTTTGAATGCCCTGGTGGCAGCCTGCAATCAAAAATCGGCACGCAGGCCTGTGGTTGAGTACGATGATAACACCGTAATTACAGCACTTGATACTTTAAAAAGAAAAGGACTGATCTCTACCGCCACAGGTGGATCGAGCCGTGCCATTAAATACAAACATAACTTTGCCATTGTGTTTCCGGTGATCCCATCGGAAGTGGCGTTGATTTGTCTGCTTCTGCTACGCGGGCCACAAACTCCCGGCGAACTCAATACCAATTCGGGCCGATTATACGAATTTGAATCACTTGATGATGTGCAGGAAGCACTCGAGAAATTAGGAAGCGGCGATATGCCTTATCTGACCCAGCTCCCTAAACGCCCCGGACAAAAAGAGCAACGTTATATGCACCTGCTGGGTGAAAGCCTTGATTTCCCCGAAGATGATGAAATTGATGTTTCTAACAAACCATCCGTAACAATTCTTGAAGCGCGTGTGAGTAAGCTTGAGGAAGAGCTGACTGCTATGCAGGAAAAGGTTAATAAGTTGATGGAAGAGTTGGGGATATAA
- the mraZ gene encoding division/cell wall cluster transcriptional repressor MraZ, translating to MSHFLGEFECKLDAKGRMMIPTGLKRQLPEAEAEGLVINRGFEKHLVIYTRKEWNLIIEDLAKLNQYEKRTREFIRYFTRGATELSLDANGRILLPKALLEYAGIGNDVVLACQLNKIEVWDQKAYDAQMDSEPENFANLAEEVMGGLGRRSDG from the coding sequence ATGTCTCACTTTTTAGGAGAATTTGAGTGTAAACTGGATGCCAAAGGACGGATGATGATCCCCACTGGCCTCAAACGTCAGCTTCCGGAAGCTGAGGCAGAGGGCCTTGTGATCAACCGTGGCTTTGAAAAGCACCTGGTTATCTATACCCGAAAAGAGTGGAATCTGATCATTGAAGATCTGGCGAAGCTTAATCAGTACGAGAAAAGAACCCGCGAATTTATAAGATATTTTACGCGCGGCGCTACAGAATTATCATTAGATGCCAATGGTCGCATTTTGCTGCCAAAAGCGCTGTTGGAATATGCTGGTATCGGTAATGATGTAGTGCTGGCTTGCCAACTGAATAAAATAGAGGTTTGGGATCAAAAAGCCTATGATGCCCAGATGGATAGCGAGCCTGAGAACTTTGCTAACCTGGCCGAAGAGGTAATGGGTGGCTTAGGAAGGAGGAGTGATGGATAA
- a CDS encoding SGNH/GDSL hydrolase family protein: MQSSRRTFIKTSTLASLSLGLVTDALAGSTNPTPDKNSLVFLFQGDSITDGNRGRDQNDLNHTMGHGYASNIAARIGADFAHNDFHFYNRGISGNTVANLKARWQTDALDIKPDVLSILVGVNDTNAYIRDIAPGDPLTQFETDYRSILTQSRQQNPDLLIVLGLPFVYPGSRTNEHFDLWKNSVNQRKEIVLKLAAEFNAVVVDYPVMFDKVIKDTSVNYWIWDGVHPTVPAHELMAREWIKQVRERLKFLKIYKYK, from the coding sequence ATGCAATCATCACGCCGCACCTTCATTAAAACATCAACATTAGCCAGCCTATCTTTAGGATTAGTTACTGATGCATTGGCAGGAAGCACGAACCCAACGCCCGATAAAAATAGCCTCGTCTTTTTATTCCAGGGGGATTCTATAACTGATGGCAACCGTGGCCGCGATCAGAACGATTTAAACCATACAATGGGGCACGGTTATGCATCTAACATCGCAGCCCGTATAGGGGCCGACTTTGCCCATAATGATTTTCACTTTTATAATCGTGGCATCAGCGGAAATACCGTAGCCAATTTGAAAGCACGCTGGCAAACAGATGCGTTGGATATTAAGCCAGATGTATTAAGCATTTTGGTGGGAGTAAATGATACCAATGCTTACATACGTGATATAGCTCCAGGCGATCCGCTAACTCAGTTTGAAACAGATTACAGAAGCATCCTTACCCAAAGCAGGCAACAAAACCCGGATTTATTGATTGTGTTGGGTCTCCCCTTCGTATACCCGGGCAGCCGCACTAATGAGCACTTTGATCTTTGGAAAAACAGTGTTAATCAGCGTAAAGAGATCGTACTAAAACTGGCAGCAGAGTTTAACGCCGTAGTAGTTGACTATCCTGTCATGTTCGACAAGGTAATTAAAGATACCTCTGTTAATTACTGGATTTGGGACGGTGTACATCCAACAGTACCCGCACACGAGCTAATGGCCCGTGAGTGGATTAAGCAGGTAAGGGAGCGATTAAAATTCTTAAAGATTTATAAGTATAAATAG
- a CDS encoding FtsL-like putative cell division protein, with translation MNRLIADIAEEENEQEVVAEAPKVQKPENFFALFLRKGFISPDDATRALPFILFLSFLAMIYIANRHLAETYLRDIDKYSKEVKELSWDYKSTKAELAFKSTLTEVAKRADTLGVRVSLDPPQKIVVKEEGDK, from the coding sequence ATGAACCGTTTAATTGCAGATATAGCCGAAGAAGAAAACGAACAAGAAGTTGTGGCCGAAGCGCCTAAGGTGCAAAAGCCCGAAAACTTTTTTGCTTTGTTTTTACGCAAGGGTTTCATCTCTCCGGATGATGCTACCCGCGCGCTCCCGTTTATCCTGTTTTTGTCGTTTCTGGCCATGATCTATATCGCTAACAGGCATTTGGCCGAGACGTATTTACGTGATATAGATAAGTATAGCAAAGAAGTAAAAGAATTAAGCTGGGATTATAAAAGCACCAAAGCCGAGCTGGCCTTTAAAAGCACGCTTACAGAGGTTGCCAAACGTGCCGATACATTAGGAGTGAGGGTATCATTAGATCCGCCGCAGAAGATAGTAGTGAAAGAGGAGGGTGATAAATGA
- the murD gene encoding UDP-N-acetylmuramoyl-L-alanine--D-glutamate ligase codes for MSEANNISTKAPSPLERVGERLAILGAGESGVGAAYLAQQQGFDVFVSDMGAIADKYKKQLQDWNIRFEEGQHTESEILNATEVIKSPGIPEKAAMVKKLRAQGTPVISEIEFASRYTNAKMICITGSNGKTTTTSLTYHILSKAGLNVGLAGNIGKSFAYQVATEQFDYYVLEISSFMLDDMYEFKADIAVLLNITPDHLDRYDYKMENYVASKFRIAQNQTAADYFIYCADDSETIKGMEGRTFGAQQLPFSIIKKENPGAYLDPENNIIIQTNQLQETFIMSINELALQGKHNIHNSMASGIVSKVLELRNSTIRESMGDFKNIEHRLEQVGKISGINFVNDSKATNVNSTWFALESTPKEIILIMGGVDKGNDYTMLEDLVKQKVKAIVCLGKENQRIHQAFKGMVTEIIDTQSAQEAVYVAYHLAKKGDTVLLSPACASFDLFKNYEDRGDQFKKAVMDL; via the coding sequence ATGAGCGAAGCGAATAACATATCAACTAAAGCTCCCTCTCCTTTGGAGAGGGTTGGGGAGAGGTTAGCCATTCTCGGTGCAGGCGAAAGCGGTGTTGGGGCGGCATATCTTGCCCAACAGCAGGGTTTTGATGTGTTTGTTTCGGACATGGGTGCTATTGCCGATAAATACAAAAAACAGCTTCAGGATTGGAATATCCGCTTTGAAGAGGGGCAGCACACCGAAAGCGAGATTCTGAATGCAACGGAGGTGATAAAAAGTCCGGGTATACCGGAGAAGGCCGCGATGGTTAAGAAACTGAGAGCGCAGGGTACACCAGTGATCTCGGAGATTGAGTTTGCAAGCCGCTATACCAATGCGAAGATGATCTGTATTACAGGTTCGAATGGTAAAACTACCACAACCAGCCTTACTTATCACATCCTGAGCAAAGCTGGTTTAAATGTGGGTTTAGCTGGTAATATTGGTAAAAGCTTCGCCTACCAGGTGGCTACCGAGCAGTTCGATTACTATGTGCTGGAGATCAGCAGCTTTATGCTGGACGATATGTACGAGTTTAAGGCTGACATCGCAGTATTGCTCAACATCACACCCGATCATTTAGACCGGTACGATTACAAAATGGAGAATTATGTGGCTTCAAAATTCCGCATAGCACAAAATCAAACGGCGGCAGATTATTTTATCTATTGTGCTGATGATTCAGAAACGATAAAAGGAATGGAAGGCCGCACGTTTGGTGCGCAGCAATTGCCATTCTCAATTATAAAAAAAGAAAATCCGGGAGCTTATTTAGACCCCGAAAACAACATCATTATACAAACTAACCAACTACAAGAAACATTTATTATGTCGATCAACGAACTGGCTCTGCAGGGAAAGCACAACATTCACAATTCTATGGCCTCAGGTATTGTGTCAAAAGTGCTCGAATTAAGAAATTCAACTATACGCGAAAGTATGGGCGATTTCAAGAATATTGAACACAGGCTGGAGCAGGTAGGCAAAATATCTGGTATCAATTTCGTTAACGATTCTAAGGCCACTAACGTTAACTCAACCTGGTTTGCATTAGAGAGCACACCAAAAGAAATTATCCTGATTATGGGCGGCGTTGATAAAGGCAACGACTATACCATGCTCGAGGACTTAGTTAAGCAAAAAGTAAAAGCAATTGTGTGTCTGGGTAAAGAAAACCAACGTATCCACCAGGCATTTAAAGGCATGGTTACCGAGATTATCGATACACAATCGGCACAAGAGGCAGTTTATGTAGCCTACCATTTAGCTAAAAAAGGCGACACCGTTTTGTTGTCACCAGCTTGCGCCAGTTTCGACCTGTTTAAGAATTATGAAGACAGAGGCGATCAGTTTAAAAAGGCAGTAATGGATCTTTAG
- a CDS encoding penicillin-binding protein, with product MSIRTNILLRVYLAFGLILLFALAVVLQLFNVQFKQGKKWAAMAQTLSTRYMTVDAARGNIFAVDGSLLATSVPEYELHMDMLAGGIADDKIFYAKVDSLALKMSQFFGDRSAKEYSMILRDARKDSARYQLIRRKVGYQELKKIRQFPIFNMGKYKGGLIIVQKNRRIMPFRTLAMRTIGYKNENVKNGVGLEGAYANYIDGESGQRLMQRIAGGVWMPVNTEDEISSKDGADIMSTIDINYQDVVQSALEKQMIKSDADHGAAILMEVQTGEVRAVANFNKIAPGEYKEQFNYAIAGNQDPGSTFKVASYMALLEDHKVDTSTRVNTGTYSVPGKVITDSHGSIGVVSVQRAFEESSNAAVAYLVNNAYHDNQAQFTNHLYAWHLNEKMGLQIPGEAQPVVKNPKNRSWNKNLTLPQMAYGYEMQLTPLKMLSFYNAIANNGKYVTPIFVKEIRRLGNTVEHFQTRVTNEKMCSDVTLHKMQGMLESVVLNGTGKVAYSPLYKVAAKSGTAQVADGNKGYKAKKQYQASFCGYFPADKPKYSLIVVINDPKNGYYGAAVAGPVFKEIADKVFSSDLEMNQQPPVRFASTTKPTVKAGDAKALQQVYGKLGVKGNPKADSGDFESDTSDRPMGQLAKKKVLTVPSVTGMDLSDALYVLGNAGYKVAVHGSGLVKTQSVTGGSIIPKGSKISIELE from the coding sequence ATGAGTATCAGAACCAATATATTATTAAGGGTGTACCTGGCTTTTGGGCTCATTTTGCTGTTTGCGCTGGCTGTGGTATTACAGCTTTTCAATGTGCAGTTTAAACAGGGTAAAAAATGGGCAGCAATGGCGCAAACCTTGTCTACCCGTTATATGACTGTAGATGCAGCCCGCGGTAATATTTTCGCGGTTGATGGCAGTTTGCTGGCCACCTCGGTGCCCGAGTATGAGCTGCACATGGATATGTTGGCTGGTGGTATTGCTGACGATAAAATATTTTACGCCAAGGTTGATTCGCTGGCCCTGAAAATGTCTCAGTTTTTTGGCGACAGATCTGCCAAAGAATATTCGATGATATTGCGTGATGCCCGTAAGGATAGCGCGCGTTACCAGCTGATCCGTCGTAAGGTAGGTTACCAGGAGTTGAAGAAAATTCGCCAGTTCCCCATTTTCAATATGGGTAAATATAAAGGCGGCTTAATCATCGTGCAAAAGAACCGAAGGATTATGCCTTTCCGCACTTTGGCTATGCGTACCATCGGTTACAAAAACGAGAACGTTAAAAATGGTGTAGGCCTTGAAGGTGCTTACGCCAATTATATTGATGGCGAAAGCGGTCAGCGTTTGATGCAGCGTATAGCGGGCGGTGTTTGGATGCCGGTGAATACGGAGGATGAGATTTCATCAAAAGATGGCGCAGATATTATGTCGACCATTGACATCAACTACCAGGATGTGGTACAAAGCGCATTGGAAAAACAAATGATTAAAAGCGATGCCGATCATGGTGCCGCCATTTTAATGGAAGTACAAACCGGCGAAGTTCGCGCAGTGGCCAACTTTAACAAGATTGCCCCGGGCGAATATAAAGAGCAGTTTAACTACGCCATCGCAGGTAACCAGGATCCGGGTTCTACTTTTAAAGTAGCCTCGTACATGGCTTTGCTGGAAGATCATAAGGTTGATACCAGTACACGTGTTAACACAGGTACATATTCTGTTCCGGGTAAAGTGATTACAGATTCGCACGGTAGTATTGGGGTTGTCTCAGTTCAACGGGCGTTCGAAGAATCATCTAACGCGGCGGTTGCCTATTTGGTAAACAATGCTTACCACGATAACCAGGCACAGTTTACCAACCACTTATACGCCTGGCACCTAAATGAAAAAATGGGCTTGCAAATTCCCGGTGAAGCACAGCCGGTTGTTAAGAACCCTAAGAACAGGAGTTGGAACAAGAATTTGACGCTGCCGCAAATGGCTTATGGCTATGAGATGCAACTAACACCGCTGAAAATGTTGTCGTTTTATAATGCCATTGCAAACAACGGCAAATACGTAACGCCAATTTTTGTGAAAGAAATTCGCCGTTTAGGCAACACGGTAGAGCATTTTCAAACCCGTGTAACTAACGAGAAAATGTGTTCTGATGTAACGTTGCATAAAATGCAAGGCATGTTAGAAAGTGTGGTACTTAATGGTACCGGTAAAGTAGCTTACAGCCCGTTGTATAAAGTTGCTGCAAAAAGCGGTACTGCACAGGTGGCCGATGGCAATAAAGGTTATAAGGCTAAGAAACAATACCAGGCTTCTTTCTGCGGATATTTTCCGGCAGATAAGCCTAAATATTCATTAATAGTGGTTATTAACGACCCTAAGAACGGTTACTATGGTGCCGCGGTAGCGGGACCGGTTTTCAAGGAAATTGCTGATAAGGTTTTCTCGAGCGATTTGGAAATGAACCAACAACCACCGGTTAGGTTTGCCAGCACTACCAAGCCTACTGTTAAAGCAGGTGATGCCAAAGCTTTACAGCAAGTTTACGGCAAGCTGGGTGTAAAAGGAAACCCGAAGGCAGATAGCGGCGATTTTGAATCGGACACCAGCGATCGCCCGATGGGCCAGCTGGCTAAAAAGAAAGTGTTAACCGTACCGAGTGTAACAGGTATGGATTTAAGCGATGCGCTGTATGTACTGGGCAACGCAGGTTATAAAGTAGCAGTACACGGAAGCGGATTGGTGAAAACGCAATCTGTAACCGGTGGAAGTATAATACCCAAGGGATCTAAAATATCAATAGAACTGGAATGA
- a CDS encoding FtsW/RodA/SpoVE family cell cycle protein, with protein sequence MIALDNILSRTKGDRWIWLIVILLSTISMMAVYSSTGTIAYQHDTGAERYLMKHMFMILGGIALMYISHKLDYRYYAGISKVLMVITLPLLVYTLVFGSHVNDASRWVAIPGTGLTFQTSDLAKLALITYLARTLSRKQENIKDVKQSFIPIMGSVCVVFILIALANLSTALMLFGVSILLLIMGRISVKQIAVVCLAGAFLLAGVVLLGPRRATYKSRIEAYMHPEKANPDKSFQADHAKIAIATGGVFGKGPGNSTERNYLPQSYSDFIYATIVEEYGLIGGLLVIAIYLFLLYRCVKIVTKAPKAFGALLAAGLSFSLTIQAFANMAIAVGLGPVSGVPLPLVSMGGTSILFTSVAFGIILSVSRHIDETTGENAIGKEGNLREANKRENNKVVVGEIEMA encoded by the coding sequence ATGATAGCATTGGATAACATACTTAGCAGAACCAAAGGCGATCGCTGGATCTGGTTGATAGTAATACTACTGTCTACCATTTCTATGATGGCGGTTTACAGCTCAACAGGTACCATCGCTTATCAGCATGATACCGGCGCAGAACGGTATTTGATGAAACACATGTTCATGATCCTGGGTGGTATTGCGCTGATGTACATTTCGCACAAGTTGGATTACCGCTATTATGCCGGTATCTCTAAAGTGCTGATGGTAATTACGCTGCCATTGCTGGTTTATACTTTGGTGTTTGGTAGCCACGTGAATGATGCGAGCCGTTGGGTAGCCATCCCCGGTACGGGTTTAACGTTCCAAACATCGGATTTGGCTAAGCTGGCATTGATCACTTACCTGGCACGCACCTTATCGCGCAAGCAGGAAAACATTAAGGATGTTAAACAATCCTTTATCCCTATTATGGGTTCGGTTTGTGTGGTGTTTATTTTGATTGCACTGGCCAACTTATCTACGGCTTTAATGCTTTTTGGTGTTAGCATTTTACTGCTCATTATGGGCCGTATTAGTGTTAAGCAAATTGCTGTGGTGTGTTTGGCAGGTGCGTTTTTACTGGCAGGTGTGGTGCTGTTAGGTCCACGTCGCGCTACGTATAAATCGCGTATCGAAGCTTACATGCACCCGGAGAAGGCCAACCCGGATAAATCATTCCAGGCCGATCATGCCAAGATAGCTATTGCAACAGGCGGAGTGTTTGGTAAAGGACCGGGTAACAGTACAGAGCGTAATTATTTACCGCAATCGTACTCAGATTTTATTTATGCAACAATTGTAGAAGAGTATGGTTTAATCGGTGGCCTGCTGGTCATAGCCATTTACCTGTTTCTACTTTATAGATGTGTTAAAATAGTAACCAAAGCGCCTAAAGCCTTTGGTGCTTTGCTTGCGGCCGGGCTAAGTTTCAGCTTAACTATACAAGCGTTTGCCAATATGGCTATTGCGGTAGGTTTAGGCCCGGTGAGCGGGGTACCGCTTCCATTGGTTAGTATGGGTGGTACGTCGATTTTGTTTACCAGTGTGGCGTTCGGTATTATCCTGTCGGTTAGCAGGCATATTGACGAAACAACGGGCGAAAATGCCATCGGTAAAGAAGGAAATTTAAGAGAAGCAAATAAAAGAGAAAACAATAAAGTAGTAGTAGGCGAAATAGAAATGGCGTAA
- a CDS encoding UDP-N-acetylmuramoyl-L-alanyl-D-glutamate--2,6-diaminopimelate ligase, whose amino-acid sequence MRYLSKILDGITFTELQGSADVEITSITADSRQVKPGTLFVAVKGTQIDGHIYIEQAIKDGAVAIVCEDLPGHTAGEVAFLMVGNSAAALGILASNFYDKPSAKLKLVGVTGTNGKTTVATLLYQLFTDLGYKCGLISTVENKINGKIIPSTHTTPDPVALNGLLNDMVNAGCDYAFMEVSSHAVAQHRIEGLQFSGGIFTNLTHDHLDYHKTFENYLKAKKAFFDGLPKNAFALTNIDDRNGNVMLQNTKAYKKSYALKSMADFKVKVLEDQFTGLLLNIDGEEVWFKMVGMFNAYNLLAVYGAAMLLDQDKAKVLTSLSKLSGAEGRFDYVISPNRIIGIVDYAHTPDAVQNVLSTIKDIRKGTEKVITIIGCGGDRDKTKRPVMAKVACDWSDKVILTSDNPRSEDPAQIIKDMEAGVDPSNQRKTISIVDRREAIKTAVHLAQPGDIILLAGKGHEKYQDVKGVKSHFDDKEELIEQFKTVS is encoded by the coding sequence ATGAGGTACCTGAGTAAAATATTAGATGGCATAACCTTCACCGAATTGCAAGGCAGTGCCGATGTGGAAATTACTTCCATTACGGCCGATTCGCGCCAGGTAAAGCCGGGTACTTTGTTTGTTGCCGTTAAAGGTACACAGATAGACGGGCACATTTATATTGAACAGGCTATTAAAGACGGCGCTGTTGCTATTGTATGCGAAGATTTACCCGGCCACACGGCTGGCGAAGTTGCTTTCCTGATGGTTGGTAATTCGGCAGCGGCACTGGGTATACTGGCTTCTAATTTTTATGATAAACCATCGGCTAAATTAAAGCTGGTTGGTGTAACCGGTACTAATGGTAAAACTACGGTTGCTACGCTATTGTATCAGTTGTTTACAGATCTGGGTTATAAATGCGGGTTGATCTCGACTGTTGAAAATAAGATCAACGGAAAAATTATACCATCAACCCATACCACGCCCGATCCGGTTGCTTTGAATGGGTTATTGAATGATATGGTAAATGCCGGCTGCGATTACGCCTTTATGGAAGTAAGCTCGCACGCGGTTGCACAACATAGAATAGAAGGTCTGCAGTTTTCGGGAGGGATCTTCACCAACCTAACGCACGATCATTTAGACTATCATAAAACATTTGAAAACTACCTGAAAGCCAAGAAGGCATTCTTTGATGGTTTGCCTAAAAATGCTTTCGCACTAACCAACATCGACGACCGTAATGGTAACGTAATGCTGCAAAATACCAAAGCCTACAAAAAAAGCTACGCTCTTAAAAGCATGGCCGATTTTAAGGTAAAGGTATTGGAAGATCAGTTTACCGGCTTGCTGCTGAATATAGATGGCGAAGAAGTTTGGTTTAAAATGGTTGGCATGTTTAACGCCTATAACCTGCTTGCGGTTTATGGAGCTGCCATGCTGCTCGATCAGGATAAAGCCAAGGTGTTAACCAGCCTGAGCAAACTATCGGGTGCAGAAGGAAGATTTGATTACGTGATTTCACCTAACCGCATCATAGGTATTGTGGATTATGCGCACACCCCTGATGCGGTGCAGAATGTGTTAAGTACCATTAAAGATATCCGCAAAGGAACCGAAAAGGTAATTACCATCATCGGTTGCGGTGGCGACAGGGATAAAACCAAACGCCCGGTAATGGCCAAAGTTGCCTGCGACTGGAGCGATAAGGTGATCCTTACCTCTGATAACCCACGCTCTGAAGACCCGGCGCAGATTATCAAGGATATGGAAGCCGGAGTTGATCCTTCTAACCAAAGGAAAACCATCAGTATTGTAGATAGGAGAGAAGCTATTAAAACGGCAGTGCACCTGGCGCAGCCGGGAGATATTATCCTACTGGCAGGAAAGGGGCACGAGAAGTATCAAGACGTGAAGGGCGTGAAAAGCCATTTCGACGACAAAGAAGAATTAATTGAACAATTTAAAACGGTAAGCTAA